Genomic window (bacterium BMS3Abin08):
AACGTCTGACTCATCGACCCTTCGGTCCCCACAAGCACAAAAGAGGCCCTTCCCATATCTCCCGGGATCAAAACAGGCTGTCCCACTTCCCTGTAGACATCGGGCAATTCGGGATGTCCCGGAGGGAATGCCCTCGTTGCTCCCTTTCTATGAACCACAAGCCTCTTCTTTTTTCCGTTCACAAGATGATCTTCAACCTTGGCTATATTATGGGCGACATCATATACGAGACTCATACCCAGAGCGCCCGGTGAGATGCCGAGGGTATTCATTATCGTCTCTCTCGTCCAGTGCATGATGCACTGTCTGTTGGCCCAGGCATAGTTTGCCGCGGCCTTCATGGCTGCCATGTAATCCTGCGCCTCCTGTGAGCTTATGGGTGCACACGCAAGTTCCCTGTCCTTCAATCCTATCCCGTACTTCCTTGCAGCCCTCTCCATAACCTCCAGGAAGTCAGTACACACCTGGTGACCAAACCCCCTTGAACCGGTATGGATCATAACGGTAATCTGGTCTTTGAAGAGACCAAGGGCAGAGGCAACTCCCTCATCATAGATCTCGGAGACATACTGTATTTCAAGGAAATGGTTCCCGGAGCCAAGGGTCCCCTGCTGGGCACGGCCACGCTCATAGGCACGGTCGCTGATCAGGGAGGGGTCCGCCCCTTCAATGCACCCTCCGGATTCTGTCTTTTCAAGGTCATCCGGCTCACCCATCCCCTGCTCGACAGCCCAGCGTGCACCCTTCAGCAGGAGCCGTCTCTCCTCGTCCTTTGTGAGACGGATCCTCCCCTTGGATCCGACACCTGAAGGTATCTTGTTATACAGGACCCCGACGAGGTCCTTAATCCCGGGGAGCAGTTCCTCACGGGTGAGGTTGCTCCTCAGGAGCCTTACCCCTCAATTTATGTCATAGCCGACACCGCCGGGGGATACAATACCCGATTCCGAATCGAAGGCTGCAACCCCACCGATTGCAAAACCATATCCGGTATGGATATCCGGCATTGCAAGTGACGACGCAACAATCCCCGGAAGGGTTGCCACGTTTGCAACCTGGCGCACGGCGTCCTCTTCAAGAAGGTCCTCGAGCCCCCTGTCAACATAGATCACCCCGGGGACATTCATGCCGTCAATGAATCCGACGGGGACCCTCAGGCGGTTCTCATCTATCCTCTGAAGCTTCTCAATCATGGTCTCACCTCCCGGAAATTAAAGAATTCAAGATACAAACACCTCATGTTGGTTGAACGTAAAAACTACGGTTTCAGCCGCAGCCTAAATATCAAAGATCACCTCGGCAGTCCAGAGCCCGTTCTTTTTTTCGATCTTCAGGTTGTGATAGGTGGCAGCCTTCAGTAACAGCCCCCTTTCGTGCCTCTCCGGATCAAACTCCTCTCCCCATACAGTTGCTTCGATCCCGTTTTCATTCACCATCTCTACCTCAACATCCCTGCCGGTGAAACCATAGGTGTCGAACTGGAAGATAAGCTCATTCAACCAGCTCACAAAAAGTCCGTCGAGTGATTCGCTGAAGACCTTTACGTTTATTGATTTTTTTGCATCCAGGGAGGAGAGGTTGGTAATAAGGCTAAAAAGACCTTTGGCCCCGTTAGTGAAGAGTTCCTCAAGCGTCCTGCCGTATACCCTGAGTCCGACATCGCCCGATACATCAAGAATCTTAAAGTCCTTGTCCACCTTTATAAAAATAATACCATTTATTATTACTTATGTCAACGGACTCCCGGGGCACGAATCCGCCGTTTGATCCGAGGGTCGGATTGGGGCAGGCAAATAGGATGACGGGTCAAGGGGTTCGAAGTTCTTAATGGTATTGAAAAACCCAAAAGGCCGTAAAGGAGGTCACTGGATATTGCCGTTCGAGGTTCAGATTGATGGGGAGAAGGGATTCTTCGCTGCCCCTGAGTGATAGATGTTGTCATACAGAAAACAGTGTATATAAATCTGCGACACCGCAAGAGCCGGTTAAGCACCTGCTGAGAAGCCTCTTTTTCAGCGCCTTTCATGGACACCACTTAATGAAATGTTTTATTATATTGTATATTTTTACTATACGTAACTGTACGTACTTCCAATGAAACCAAGCGCTCAGAATGCGGGCCTTCTGATTTTCCCTTTGTTTTCAGGGAAAAGGGAACGGCATCGGGAACCACCTCCAATCTGGCAAGTAATTTGCTTCAAGAAGATATCGGCACAACCAGCAGGAGTGAACTTCATCACAAGACCTGTTAATGCTTTATGAAAGGAGGGCACAATGGATAAAGGGAAGATTATAGTCCTTGACGACGACCCCGCCGTAACGCTGAGTTGCAAAAGGATACTTGGAGCAGAGGGTTTCAATATAACCACTGTGAGCAGGGGAGAGGATGCGGTAAGGCAGCTTGAAAAGGAGGAGTATGAACTCCTGATTACCGACATAAGACTGCCTGACGTATCGGGGATTGAGGTTGTGAAGGAGGCCCGTGTGATCCAGCCGAACACCGACGTCGTTGTTATTACCGGATACCCCACTCTTGAAGACGCAAAGGAGTCCATACGTCTTGGAGCCTTTGAGTATATTGAAAAACCCTTCACCCCTGAATTCATGATAAACGTTGCAAGAAAGATATTCGACCGGAGGGGCTGGATACTCCGCCAGGCATACATCAATGAATTCAGGAACTATATAGTGCCTCTGCGGGACAGGGAAAACCCCGTTGTCTTCTACAAGGAAGGGGTCTGGGCAAGACCCACGAAAAGCGGCCTCTGGGAGATAGGATACGACCTGAGATATGAGATGGCCTCCGGGGAGATGCTTTATGTTGACTACCTGAAGGTTGAGAAGGTAAAGGCAGGTGAGCCCTTCGCACGGCTGCTGACCGGATCGGGTAAGATAATCGATATCCCCGCACCCATGACGTCCGACATCAGGGAGTTCAACACAAAGGCCAATGATGTAATCGGTTCTTTACTTAAAGAGCACCTCTCGGAAGGCTGGCTTGTCTGGCTTGCAAGGGTGGTGCCCCTTGAGCTTTAATATCGAACATTGAAAGGTTTCCTAATACAATTTTCATTTTTACAAACGGAGGTTAGATTATGCCAGGCAGTATTTTGATTGTAGACGATGAAAGCGTTGTGATAAAGAGCTGCGAAAGGGTGCTCATACCCGAGGGTTATAATGTCTCGGGGGTTACAGGTGTAGCGGAAGCAATGGAAGTTCTGAAAAATGGAGATTTCGATATCGTTGTGACCGACCTCAAAATGCCCGGGATCGACGGCCTTGAACTTATACGCTGGATCAGGAACAACAACTCCAAGATAGGCATAGTAGTAATAACCGGTTATCCCTCTCAGGAGAGCATCAAGGATGCCCTGGAACTGGGCATTATCGATTACCTGCCCAAACCTTTCTCCCCCCAGTTGCTTATAGATGTCACGGAGAAGGCCATCACCGCGGTCAGGGCGCAGAAGGTTGAAGAAAAACCCCTGGATGTCCGTGACGTTGAAAAGAAACTGAAGGAAATCATGAAGGTAATAGACAAAAACAGGAACAAACCGGGGGCATTGATTCCCGTGCTCCAACAGACCCAGGAGATAGTCGGATATCTCCCGCCCCCGGTCCAGAGGATAATTGCCCGTGAGTTGAACATCCCGGTCAGTCAGGTTCATGGGGTGGTATCCTTCTACTCCTTCTTTACCATGAAACCCAAGGGCAAGCATAACGTCCGTGTATGTCTTGGAACTGCATGCTATGTGAAGAGGGCGACCGAAATCCTGGAAAAGCTGAAAGAACACCTGGGAATTGAAGCGGGAGGCATCACCGATGACAAGAAGTTTTCCCTCGAGACCGTCAGATGTCTGGGCGCCTGTGGTCTGGCGCCTGTGGTGGTCGTGGATCATGACACACATGGAAGTGTTGATCCTGTCAAGGTGTCGAAAATAATTGATCAGTACAATTGACATCCCGTTTAATATTAAACAGAGTCTGTGTATAAATGTCTTTTTGTCGTCATGCCCCGAAAGCATTCGAGGCATTCAGGAAGCATTGAAAAGAATAGATTCCGGCTTAAAAACTGCCGGAATGACAGATAGAAAAATTGAATTAATAAACAAACACTATGTAGAGACGCCATTAATGGCGTCTCTACAAAATGACCGGTGGTTCGGTTTATATTTTTGTCATACCCGAAGTCTGTAGTCGGGTATCCGGAAGTTACTGAAAAGACTGGATTCCCGCCCAACAGACCGCGGGAATGACGGCTCTATTGTTGAGTTTATACACAGACGCTAAATAAAAATGGAGGCAACCATGCCGAAGCTTACTATTGAAGACCTGAAAAAGATAAAGGAGGAGTATAAGGCAAAAACCGCCCTCAGGGGGGAGAAACACAGGGCAAGGGTGACCGTCCATATGGGTACTTGCGGACTGGCAGCCGGGGCAAGGGATATCATGAATATTATCCTTGAGGAGCTGGAAAAGGCGGGCAGCACAGATGTTGTCGTAACCACATCGGGATGTGCGGGCCTCTGCAGCCGTGAGCCGATGATCACCGTAAATATACTGGATGATCCGCCGGTAAAATATTGCAATCTTGATGAAAAGAAGACGAGGAGGATAGTAACGGAACATATTATAGGAGGCAAGGTTGTGGAGGACCTCGCCCTTGTTCAGGGCTGTGAAACGTCATACTGAAAAACCTGATACGAACACGGGTCACCGGGACACAAGGTCTCTTTTTTACTCGTTCCGACTTCGTGCCCCGGTGGTTTGAAATAATACCTGGAACCGGAGGTTAATAAAATGTATAGAGCCAATCTGATGCTGTGTGGAGGAACGGGCTGTATCGCGGGCGGCAGCCTGAAAATAAAGGATGCCCTCATCGAGGAACTGAAAAAGCATAAACTCCAGGATGAAATATCCGTAGTCCTCACCGGTTGTAATGGGTTCTGCGCTCAGGGACCTCTTTTGATCATCCATCCTGAAGACACCTTCTATGAGAAGCTGAAGCCTGAAGACATACCGTTTCTCATCGAGGAACACTTTATCAAGGGACGGCCTGTTGAGAAGTTTATGTACCGGGAGCCCAAGAAACGATCCGCCGTACCATCCATCAACGAGATCCCTTTCTTTAAGTTCCAGGTGCTCCGCGCACTGAGGAACAAGGGCCTTGTGGACCCGGAGAGTATAGATGAGTACATCGCCCGTGACGGGTACATGGCTGCCGGCAAGGTGCTCCTTGAGATGACCCCTGAACAGGTCATTAAGGAGGTGAAGGACTC
Coding sequences:
- the hndB gene encoding NADP-reducing hydrogenase subunit HndB, producing MPKLTIEDLKKIKEEYKAKTALRGEKHRARVTVHMGTCGLAAGARDIMNIILEELEKAGSTDVVVTTSGCAGLCSREPMITVNILDDPPVKYCNLDEKKTRRIVTEHIIGGKVVEDLALVQGCETSY
- the rtcB_1 gene encoding RNA-splicing ligase RtcB encodes the protein MGEPDDLEKTESGGCIEGADPSLISDRAYERGRAQQGTLGSGNHFLEIQYVSEIYDEGVASALGLFKDQITVMIHTGSRGFGHQVCTDFLEVMERAARKYGIGLKDRELACAPISSQEAQDYMAAMKAAANYAWANRQCIMHWTRETIMNTLGISPGALGMSLVYDVAHNIAKVEDHLVNGKKKRLVVHRKGATRAFPPGHPELPDVYREVGQPVLIPGDMGRASFVLVGTEGSMSQTFGSTCHGAGRVMSRHKAIKRAKGRAIWREMEDAGIYVMSAGKRTLAEEMSEAYKDISSVVDVVHRAGISRKVARLRPIGVVKG
- the rtcB_2 gene encoding RNA-splicing ligase RtcB; its protein translation is MIEKLQRIDENRLRVPVGFIDGMNVPGVIYVDRGLEDLLEEDAVRQVANVATLPGIVASSLAMPDIHTGYGFAIGGVAAFDSESGIVSPGGVGYDIN
- the hndA_2 gene encoding NADP-reducing hydrogenase subunit HndA; this encodes MPGSILIVDDESVVIKSCERVLIPEGYNVSGVTGVAEAMEVLKNGDFDIVVTDLKMPGIDGLELIRWIRNNNSKIGIVVITGYPSQESIKDALELGIIDYLPKPFSPQLLIDVTEKAITAVRAQKVEEKPLDVRDVEKKLKEIMKVIDKNRNKPGALIPVLQQTQEIVGYLPPPVQRIIARELNIPVSQVHGVVSFYSFFTMKPKGKHNVRVCLGTACYVKRATEILEKLKEHLGIEAGGITDDKKFSLETVRCLGACGLAPVVVVDHDTHGSVDPVKVSKIIDQYN
- the ctrA gene encoding cell cycle response regulator CtrA, which encodes MDKGKIIVLDDDPAVTLSCKRILGAEGFNITTVSRGEDAVRQLEKEEYELLITDIRLPDVSGIEVVKEARVIQPNTDVVVITGYPTLEDAKESIRLGAFEYIEKPFTPEFMINVARKIFDRRGWILRQAYINEFRNYIVPLRDRENPVVFYKEGVWARPTKSGLWEIGYDLRYEMASGEMLYVDYLKVEKVKAGEPFARLLTGSGKIIDIPAPMTSDIREFNTKANDVIGSLLKEHLSEGWLVWLARVVPLEL